Proteins found in one Peptococcaceae bacterium genomic segment:
- a CDS encoding DNA-binding protein, translated as MDYVTPKDKAIEWGLTQRRVEVLCDKGRIPGAYRLGRVWAIPKDAEKPIDGRTKAAKLNQK; from the coding sequence ATGGATTATGTTACCCCCAAGGACAAAGCAATTGAATGGGGTCTCACACAGCGCAGAGTTGAAGTGCTCTGCGATAAAGGCCGTATCCCCGGAGCTTATCGCCTCGGTCGTGTTTGGGCTATTCCGAAGGATGCCGAGAAACCGATAGATGGAAGAACAAAAGCGGCGAAATTGAATCAGAAATGA
- a CDS encoding ATP-binding protein yields the protein MGYQSIQLNMTPELFDRSIKASPKDAVKELIWNSCDADAKNIEVSFEIDNFIGVDNVTAVTVKDDGTGIPFERIQDIFGRYGSSDKTYCHKSPNGRVYHGKLGQGRYKCFAIGTFLKWKTVYQAVDSKKYSYEININSGSRLSVDYSEKPELVGNDVSTGTVATITGILEDNIGTISKLADNQIMIPDILSTFAPYLLAYNDISLTYNDIKIDPEHLIKKRDERDFVYEYGEKVKESVSAKAVAIRWIESYFSKLYICGESGVVFDERDYTTLQKNDTSIYLLSSYYEKMHQENTLAFGKADPVYDYFVNEARKFAREFTQDQEVDDATAEIIRIKEEGIYPYPSEPSDEMAKVEQRVFDVFAVEINRAVPQLRTSNKQTKKLTYRLIKEAINTNPSSIQTILTEVFNLSQQQQDDLAELLKHTTLTAIIDTAKTVADRLTFIYMLEQLVYNDSIGKPIKERTQFHKILLKELWIFGEKYYLGTSDFSLKNLLKAHIQCLGRDDLIPEIPPEATEDLTRIPDICLFQQSCPDYERYEHLVIELKRPTLTLTLKELDQKNKFRYEFLRKKLNYEVSNDPNFTMDYLLSKHAELFPKADKEAK from the coding sequence ATGGGCTATCAGTCGATACAGCTAAATATGACCCCAGAACTTTTTGACCGTAGTATTAAAGCCTCACCAAAGGATGCTGTAAAAGAACTTATTTGGAATTCTTGCGATGCCGATGCAAAAAATATAGAGGTATCTTTTGAAATTGATAACTTTATCGGAGTAGATAATGTTACTGCCGTTACTGTTAAGGATGATGGGACAGGTATTCCCTTTGAGCGAATTCAGGATATTTTCGGCCGATATGGTAGTTCGGATAAAACATACTGTCATAAAAGCCCTAATGGTCGCGTGTATCACGGAAAGCTCGGGCAAGGCAGATATAAGTGTTTTGCAATCGGCACTTTCTTAAAATGGAAAACTGTATATCAAGCAGTTGATTCTAAAAAATATAGTTATGAAATCAACATTAATTCTGGGTCAAGATTAAGTGTCGATTACAGTGAGAAACCAGAGCTTGTTGGTAATGATGTAAGCACGGGAACAGTTGCGACTATAACTGGAATTCTCGAAGATAACATAGGTACTATTTCAAAACTGGCTGATAATCAAATTATGATCCCAGATATCTTGTCCACTTTTGCTCCTTACCTTCTTGCTTATAATGATATTTCCCTTACATATAACGACATAAAGATCGACCCTGAACATTTGATAAAGAAGCGCGATGAACGTGACTTCGTGTATGAATATGGAGAAAAAGTAAAAGAAAGCGTTTCAGCTAAGGCCGTGGCAATACGCTGGATAGAATCCTACTTTAGTAAGCTCTATATATGTGGTGAATCCGGCGTGGTATTTGATGAGCGGGATTATACTACGTTACAAAAGAATGACACGTCAATTTATTTGTTGAGCAGCTATTATGAAAAGATGCACCAGGAGAACACCCTAGCTTTTGGGAAGGCAGATCCTGTATATGATTACTTTGTCAACGAAGCACGAAAATTTGCAAGGGAGTTCACACAAGACCAAGAAGTAGATGATGCTACTGCGGAAATCATTAGAATTAAGGAAGAAGGGATTTATCCATATCCATCTGAACCGTCGGATGAGATGGCAAAGGTTGAGCAAAGGGTATTCGATGTATTTGCAGTTGAGATAAATCGTGCTGTCCCTCAGTTAAGAACATCGAATAAGCAAACGAAAAAACTTACCTATCGGCTTATCAAAGAAGCAATCAACACAAATCCATCCAGTATCCAAACCATCCTCACAGAAGTTTTCAATTTGTCGCAGCAACAGCAAGATGATCTGGCAGAATTGTTGAAGCATACGACGCTTACGGCAATAATCGATACGGCAAAAACGGTTGCTGACAGACTGACGTTCATCTATATGCTTGAACAGTTGGTTTATAACGACTCGATCGGAAAACCCATCAAAGAGCGAACGCAGTTTCATAAAATTCTTCTCAAAGAACTATGGATATTCGGAGAAAAGTATTATCTAGGGACATCCGATTTCTCTTTGAAAAACTTACTCAAGGCGCATATACAATGTTTGGGCAGGGATGACCTTATTCCCGAAATTCCGCCTGAAGCAACTGAGGATTTAACGCGGATCCCTGATATTTGCTTGTTTCAGCAGTCTTGTCCTGATTATGAACGCTATGAACATTTAGTTATTGAACTAAAACGTCCCACCTTAACTCTTACACTTAAGGAGCTTGATCAGAAAAACAAATTCAGATACGAGTTTTTGAGGAAGAAGCTTAATTATGAAGTGAGCAATGATCCCAATTTTACGATGGATTATTTGCTATCAAAGCACGCAGAACTATTCCCAAAAGCGGATAAGGAGGCAAAATAA
- a CDS encoding site-specific DNA-methyltransferase: MARPRKKQLSDADIAKMRDIETYEHSDKKRTNNPPVGMAQYDKVQETKKTYQFDPHLDPTLQWAGKAEGMSFDVPTSSIHIHESIKPHKIIRAVQAIGDDYEDKQISLFETPVERMRRRRDAIEFYQHGVNWTNRLIAGDSLVIMNSLLEKEGMAGQVQMVYIDPPYGIKYGSNFQPFVDKRDVKDKKDEDLTQEPEMIKAFRDTWELGIHSYLTYLRNRLLLARELLSDSGSVFVQISDENVHLVRNLCDEVFGAENFISIIIYKKGGTATASQLSNIADFIIWYGKDKKQIKYHQLFEAKVVGEGESTGERYDQLESPDGTIRRPMTQEEKKNPSLIPNGWKAYKLSNPCSQHDNPNHRTTPLIFEGKEYYPPNDRQWSVPIDKMYNLIKANRIVSTGKNLAYVMYIDDYPVMPINNIWVDFLLRTARIYVVQTSEKVIERCLLMSTDPGDLVLDITCGSGTTAYVAEQWGRRWITCDTSRVSLAIAKKRLMTAVYDYYKLAHPEQGVGSGFVYKTVPHIMLKSIANNEPPAQETLYDQPEVDKTKIRITGPFTVEALPAPVVKPLDDAAEPEADFGAKQTDWREELRATGILARNGAKIEFSRVEPLAGTKFLQAEAETKEDTPRRAVICFAGETKPMDSRMVALALDEAQDLRPSPKLIIFAAFQFDPEAAKDIDDTNWPGMTLLKVQMNTDLMTEDLKKKRSSNQSFWLVGQPDVELIEIDRGKDKGKYKVRVNGFDYYDVKKGTVESGNSDRIAMWMLDTNYDGMCVEPMQVFFPMGGKKDGWNKLAKTLRAEIDQELIEQYAGNESLPFKVEFNTQIAVKIIDDRGIESLKVIKVGDR; encoded by the coding sequence ATGGCACGTCCAAGAAAAAAGCAGCTCAGCGACGCCGATATAGCGAAGATGCGCGATATTGAGACTTATGAACACTCGGATAAGAAACGCACTAATAATCCGCCTGTGGGCATGGCGCAATACGACAAGGTGCAGGAAACGAAAAAGACCTATCAGTTTGACCCGCATCTTGACCCGACGCTGCAATGGGCGGGCAAGGCCGAGGGCATGAGTTTTGACGTGCCGACTTCCTCTATACATATCCATGAGTCCATCAAGCCGCACAAGATTATCCGTGCGGTGCAGGCCATTGGCGACGATTATGAGGATAAGCAGATAAGTCTATTTGAAACGCCGGTTGAGAGGATGCGCCGCCGCAGGGATGCTATCGAATTCTATCAACACGGCGTCAACTGGACAAACCGACTCATTGCCGGCGACAGCCTTGTAATCATGAACTCCCTGCTGGAAAAAGAGGGTATGGCCGGGCAGGTGCAGATGGTCTACATCGACCCGCCTTACGGTATCAAGTACGGCTCCAATTTTCAGCCGTTTGTGGACAAGCGCGACGTTAAGGATAAAAAGGATGAGGACTTAACCCAAGAACCTGAAATGATTAAAGCCTTTCGGGATACCTGGGAGTTGGGCATCCATTCTTATCTGACCTACCTGCGCAACCGTCTATTGCTGGCAAGAGAACTGCTGTCTGATAGCGGAAGTGTGTTTGTACAGATAAGCGATGAGAACGTTCATTTGGTTAGAAATCTTTGCGATGAAGTCTTTGGAGCAGAAAATTTTATTAGCATCATCATATATAAAAAAGGTGGCACAGCTACAGCTTCGCAACTTAGCAATATTGCTGACTTCATCATTTGGTACGGCAAGGACAAAAAGCAAATTAAGTATCATCAATTATTTGAAGCCAAAGTTGTTGGTGAAGGAGAGTCAACAGGTGAAAGGTACGACCAGCTGGAATCTCCTGATGGCACAATTCGTAGACCGATGACGCAAGAAGAAAAGAAGAATCCGTCACTGATTCCAAATGGCTGGAAAGCATATAAGCTGTCTAATCCATGTTCACAACATGATAATCCGAATCATCGCACAACGCCACTGATTTTTGAAGGTAAAGAATACTATCCTCCAAATGATAGACAGTGGTCAGTCCCAATAGATAAGATGTACAATTTAATTAAGGCAAATAGGATCGTCTCAACTGGAAAGAATCTTGCATATGTCATGTACATTGACGACTATCCTGTTATGCCTATCAATAATATCTGGGTGGATTTCTTATTAAGGACCGCTCGGATATATGTTGTACAGACATCCGAAAAAGTAATTGAGCGTTGTCTTTTGATGTCAACTGACCCAGGTGATCTTGTGCTTGACATTACCTGCGGCAGCGGAACAACAGCCTACGTTGCCGAACAATGGGGCCGACGCTGGATTACCTGCGATACATCTCGTGTTTCCTTAGCAATAGCCAAAAAGCGTCTTATGACGGCAGTTTATGACTACTATAAGCTGGCACATCCAGAACAAGGCGTTGGCAGCGGCTTTGTCTACAAAACCGTGCCTCACATAATGCTAAAGAGTATTGCCAACAACGAGCCTCCTGCACAGGAAACCCTGTATGACCAGCCGGAAGTGGATAAAACCAAAATCCGCATCACCGGTCCGTTCACTGTGGAGGCCCTGCCCGCGCCGGTTGTCAAGCCGTTGGACGATGCGGCGGAGCCGGAGGCAGACTTTGGAGCCAAACAGACCGACTGGCGTGAGGAGCTCCGCGCTACAGGCATTCTTGCCCGCAACGGCGCGAAAATAGAGTTCTCCCGAGTCGAGCCGCTTGCCGGGACCAAATTCCTGCAGGCCGAAGCTGAAACAAAAGAAGATACGCCGCGCCGCGCTGTCATCTGCTTCGCCGGTGAGACAAAGCCGATGGATTCCCGCATGGTGGCGCTGGCACTTGACGAGGCACAGGATTTACGGCCAAGTCCCAAGCTCATCATTTTTGCCGCTTTTCAGTTCGATCCGGAGGCGGCTAAAGACATCGACGATACCAACTGGCCCGGGATGACACTGCTGAAGGTACAGATGAACACCGATCTGATGACCGAAGACCTCAAGAAAAAGCGTTCCTCCAACCAGAGCTTCTGGCTGGTGGGCCAGCCTGATGTTGAACTCATCGAAATCGACAGAGGCAAGGACAAAGGAAAATATAAGGTCAGGGTTAACGGCTTTGATTATTACGATGTAAAGAAAGGCACGGTGGAATCCGGCAATTCCGACCGCATTGCCATGTGGATGCTGGACACTAATTACGATGGCATGTGTGTTGAACCAATGCAGGTGTTTTTCCCGATGGGGGGCAAAAAAGATGGGTGGAACAAGCTGGCTAAGACACTGCGGGCCGAAATCGAT